CAAATAACCGTCGTAACAAACCGGCTCAAGCAAAACGTTCACAAGCATCTCAAAGTAGCAATGACGAAGACACAGGCTTCTCATTCGCTGATCTTTTAGGTGACCAACTAAAAGACTTAAATCTTGACGATTCTTCAGAAGATTAGTAAAGATTAATAAGGGCTGGGAGCTATCCCGGCCCTATTTTTGTTTAATCCGATTGGAATATTTATTCGCCTAGAAGGAGGGGACTATGGATGAAAACCTTAAATATCGCCATTGTCGGACGACCTAATGTGGGAAAATCGACAATTTTTAACCGGATCGCCGGGCAAAGAATCAGCATCGTTGAAGATGTTCCTGGAGTAACCCGTGACCGTGTCTATGCCCAAGGAGAGTGGCTGGGGCGGAAGCTACGTTTAATTGACACTGGGGGGATTGAATTTAACGACGAACCCTTTGTCGAACAAATCCGCCTGCAAGCAGAAATTGCAGTGGAAGAGGCTGATTTAATTATTATGATGACTAGTGTAGTTGATGGGGTTACAGAAACGGATGAAATGATCGCCCGTCTACTGCAAAAGTCTGATAAACCTGTCCTCTTAGCGGTAAATAAGGTGGATAACCCCGAATTACAAGCAGAAATTTACGATTTTTACCGACTAGGCCTTAATGATCCCTATCCAATTTCAGGTGCACACGGCCTAGGAATCGGAGATCTCTTGGCAGAAATCTACCGTCTCTTTCCTTTAGAAGATGAGGATAGCGAAGATGAGGAAACGATTTCTTTTGCCTTAATTGGACGGCCAAATGTGGGAAAATCCTCCTTAGTAAATGCGATTTTGGGTGAGAACCGTGTGATTGTTTCTGATATTGCTGGCACCACCCGAGATGCAGTGGATACTTACTTTTCATATAATGAGCGCAGTTTTAAAATTATTGACACTGCAGGGATTCGTCGAAAAGGGAGAGTCTCTGAATCAACTGAGAAATATAGTGTCATGCGGTCGATGTCTGCGATTGAACAGGCATCTGTTGTCTTGCTCGTCCTCAATGCCGAAGAAGGGATCCGTGATCAAGATAAAACCGTAGCTGGCTACGCTCATGAGGCAGGGAAGGGAATTATTATCCTAGTTAACAAATGGGATGCCCTAAAAAAAGACAGTCACACCATGAAGGAATTTGAAGATAATATCCGCGCTCAATTCCAATTCCTATCCTATGCCCCTATCCTTTTTGTCTCTGCGAAAAGTAAGCAGCGTTTAGATAAGATTCCAGATCTTATTATCCAAGTTCATGAAAACTTTAACCGTCGGATTCAATCCTCCCTACTTAATCAAGTTTTGGCGGATGCTATCCGCATTAATCCAGCGCCTTCAGATAAAGGGAAAAAGTTACGGGTTTACTATATGACTCAGGTGAGCGTAGGGCCACCGACCTTTGTCGTGATGGTCAATGACACTGATCTTATGCATTTTTCCTATGAGCGCTTCCTGGCTAACCAAATTCGGCAAGCCTTTGATTTTAGCGGAACGCCCCTGCATATCATTAGCAGAAATCGGCGGTAAAACATTGAAATATAAGGTATAAATGTTGTTATGACGTGCTTTCTGTGGTATATTTATAGAGAATTGTCATTGATGATAATTCTCCATTCACGAGAAGAATGGAAATATTTTTGGAGGTGTAAAAATGGCTAATAAAGCTGACTTAGTACAAAAAGTAGCTGAATCAACTGGTGAATCTAAGAAAAATGTTCAACCAGTCGTTGATGCAGTATTTTCTTCAATTGAAAACTTTTTAGCTGATGGGGAAAATGTTCAAATTATCGGTTTTGGTAATTTTGAAGTACGTGAACGTGCCGCTCGTAAGGGACGTAATCCACAAACCGGTGAAGAAATTCAAATTCCAGCAAGTAAAGTACCTGCATTTAAAGCAGGTAAAGGTTTAAAAGACGTTGTTAAGGGCTAATCTTCCTTAACTTGAAACTGCCAAGTTCTCAGAAGGACTTGGCAGTTTTTATTTATTACTTATCGGTAGGGTTAAGCTTTATATCTATGCTAAAATAAACAAATATGGAGGTTAGCATGAAGGAATTATATGAGGAAATCACCGAACTGATTGTTCAAGAAAAATATGACCAAGCCCAAGAAAAATTAGCGGACTTGCTTAACCAACTGATTAAAAGGGGAAGTAAGGAAGATTTTGCTCAGCTGGGCTATAATTTACAACAACTTGGCTTTATTCCCTATGCCAAGGCCATTTATCAGGAAGCCGCTAAGTGCTATCCCGGTGAAGCCACCTGGCCTTTGCTATTGGGAGAATTGGCTATGGACGATGGCCGCTATGAAGACGGCTTGGATTACCTACTCAGTATTGATCCAAATGATGATTTATATCTGGAAGCCTTGCTATTGGAAGCTGACGCTTATCAAATGCTCAGTCTACCTGAAGTTAGTCTGGCTAAATTGAAGGAAGCCAACCAACTGGCTCCTGGTCAAGAGGCGATAGAATTTGGTATGGCTCAATTAGTCTTTACTATGGGGGACTTCAAAGAAGCCCTTAAACTTTACCATGACCTAAGTCAAAAGGAGGGCCTGAGCCCTGAAATTAGAGAAGAAGTGAAAGATAACTATCAGTATGCCCTAGTTGCTACCGGTCAATATGACAAGGCGGCTCAGCTGCTTTCTAATAAAGAAAACAGCGCACTGAGCCAGGCTGAGAAGGAACAATTAGCCTTTCTCGCATACCACGACGAGGATTATAGCTATTGTGACCAATTACTAAGTCCTCTCTATGAAAATAATTTGCTAGATCCTTCCTATTACCTACTTTTAGCCAAGTGTAAATGGGAGCTTCATGAAAGCGATCAGGCTCTAAGAGTCATTAATGAAGCCATTAGTAAGGACCCTTATGCCAGCGTCTTATACATGGAAAGAGCAAATTTCTATTTCTACCTTAAGGAATTCAAGCAGGCCCAAGCAGACTATGAGAAGGTCCTAGAAGCTGATGAGGATAATATCAGAGCTTATCAACAATTATTACGTTTGGCATTAGACTCTGATAATGAGGATAGGGCTCAAGAACTTATTGAGGCCATGAAGGATAAGGGGATCAGTGATGGAAATAGTCACTGGTTAATGGCCCAGTTCTATAATCAAACGGAAAATTATGATCAAGCCCGAAAATATTATGACCTGGCTAGTCGCGATTTAAAAGATGACAATGACTTCTTAGTGGACTATATCTATTTCTTAAGGGAAGAGGGTCAATTTAGAAAAATTGTCAAACTATTAGCTGATAAACCAGAACTCAAGCAATCCCCAGCGCTTAGCTCAGTTATCGACCAAGTAAAAGACTGGGAACAGGAGCTTTAAGTCATGCTATAATGGTGCATATGAAGATTGATAGTGAAAGGAAGCGATCAAGATGAAGGTAATGGTTACTGGTTTTCTAGGAAAAATGGGACAGACGACTGTCAATATGATTAATGAAAGTGACGACTTTACGCTAGCAGCCCTAGTTAACCATCATTTAGACCAACATCAAGACGACTTGGAAACTTTTAAAGGCTTGGCGCCAATTTATTCTAGTGTGGAAGAAGCCTTAGTGGAGGTTGAAGTCGATGCTGTAGTTGATTTTACCCAGCCAAGTGTGGTTTATGATCATTGTAAGACTTATATTGAACATAATATTCATCCTGTCATTGGAACTTCAGGTTTAGAAAGTGATGAAATTAGCCACTTACAAGCCTTAGCTAGTGAAAAGAAACTAGGTGGAGTGATTGCACCTAATTTTGCAATATCATCCGTCCTCATGCAACTATTTAGTCAAGAAGCTGCCAAATATTTGGACCATGTCGAAATTATTGAAATGCACCATGAGCAAAAAGCAGATGCGCCTAGCGGTACCGCCATTAAGACAGCGGATTTAATCCATGAAAGTCAAAAGCAAAAAGAAGGCCTTGTCGTTAACCGTAATGAATCGATAGCAGGGGCTCGTGGAGCTGATTATAAAGGGATTCCTATCCATAGTGTCCGTTTGCCTGGCCTAAATTCGCATCAAATTGTCCAATTTGGCGCGCCAGGAGAAGGTTTGACTATCCGCCAAGATTCTTATAACCGTGAATCCTATATGCATGGTGTTGCTCTTGCCCTAAAGGCTAGTGACCAATTAGAGGAATTTGTCTACGGATTGGAACACATTTTATGATTATTGATAATAAAGAATTCCAAAAAGCCTTACCGGTTTTAAAGAAAATAGAGACTTTCGGTTACCAAGCCTACTTTGTCGGAGGCTGTATCCGTGATGCTTTATTGGGATTGGCTAGCCATGATGTTGACATCGCCACCAGTGCTTTTCCCGAAGAAATTCAGGCAATCTTCCCCAAACATTTTGATGTAGGCCTAGAACATGGAACGGTTATGGCTTATTTCAATGGAGACACCTATGAAATCACTACCTTTAGAACGGAATCTGAATATGAAGATTACCGCAGACCTAAAGAGGTAACTTTCGTTCGCTCCCTAGAGGAAGACCTTCTTCGCCGTGATTTTACGATTAATGCCATGGCTATGGATTCTGAAGGGGACTTGATTGATTATTTTCAAGGGCAAGAAGATTTAAAAGCAGGGCGTTTACGTGCGGTCGGGAAGGCTCATGACCGCTTTCAAGAAGACGCTCTGAGGATGATGCGGGCAGTGCGCTTTGCTAGTCAATTAGGTTTTGACCTTGAGCTTGATACTGCTCAAGCTATAAAGGAGTCAGCGCCTTTACTTGAAAAAATTGCTGTCGAACGGATAGAGACAGAGATGGCTAAATTATGGCAAGGCCAGCACTGGCAAGCCGGCCTGACCGATTTTATTGATTTACAGCTCTATCGTTACTGTCCACTAACGGAAAATGGCCAAGACACTTTCAAAAAGATGGTGGATGTCTTGAGTCCTGAGCGGGCTTTCCCTAGTGATACTTTTGCTTGGGCAGTTTATTTTTTCCTGGCTAAGTGTGACTTGCAATTTATTGATGACTTTACCCGGTCTTGGAAAATGTCGAATAAGCAGAACCGGTTAATTAAGGAATATTTCCTAGCCTTAACCGCCCGTCAAGAAAGTCAGTCTGCTTGGACAGCGCAATTACTCTATCGTTTTGGCTTAAACACAGCTCAAACAGTGGAAAATTTCATTCAAGGAGACGACCAGGCTAAGAGTGAATTTGCTCGTCATTTCCCTAAAGGAGAAGCCGGGCAAGTGGAAGCCATATGGAAAGCGCTGCCTATCCATAGCCGTAAAGACTTAGCCCTTAATGGCCGCGATATTATTGCTGACTTAGCCCCGAATGATAAACGCCTTATTGGCCAGTATCTTAATCAGGCTGAAGCAGCTGTTGTTGCTGAACAATGTCCTAATAGCAAGGACGACTTACTAGCCTATTTGAAAGCCAATCAATGAACTGAAAATAGAAGGAGTGTACGGTAGATGCCTGTTAAATATGCCGTGGTTGATTTAGAGACTACCGGTACCAAATATAACCGTGGCGACCGCATTATTCAAATTGGGGTTGTTTTTTTAGAAGGGCAGAAAAAGATTGGTGAATTTAAAAGCAATATCCAGCCACTCATCCCTGTTCCTAAAAATATTAGCGATTTAACTGGTATCCAGACTGAAGATTTACGGGATGCCCCCCTATTTGAAGACATTGCTCCAGACCTCTTTCAACAATTACAAGATTGTGTCTTTGTGGCCCACAATATTAATTTTGATTATAAATTTCTTAGCGCTTCCTTTGAAGGCGTAGGTTTACCGGCTCTTGATCTAGAGGGGATCGATACAGTGGAATTAATCCGCGTCCTATATCCACAGGCAGCCAGCTATAAGCTAGGAGATTTTTCTCTTGACCATGGCATTAATCTAGTGAAGGCCCATACTGCTATTGAAGACGCCCGGGCCACTGCTCAATTACTAGTCCAAGTCATGGATAAAGTGGCCAGCCTCCCTGAATCTTTATATAAAGCAATGCAGCCCTGGTTAAAATTCTTTATTCGGCAAAGCGGGAAATATTTCAGCTATTGGTATAATCATGCCCATTGTCAAAGAAATAAGGGCCTGATCCGTGGATCATTTACCCTTAATCCTGAAATTAATGAGGGCCTATATCGGCCGCTAGCTGGTACAGAAGAAGACCAAGATAGTGGTCATCTGAGTATCCAAGAGGATGTAATGAATTTCTTTGACCAAAATAGTGACCAATTTGCTTTTTTGAAAGCCAATTCGGGCCAAGGAAAAACCTATAACAGTATCTTAGGTCAATTACAAGTTGCTTCTAAGACTGGGAAACATTTAATCGTATCTTTTCCCAATAATGTCATGATCAGACAATGGCAAGAAGACCAGCTGCAAGAATTGGTGAATCAATTGGGGCGAAGGATACAAGTGGCGGTCTTAAAAAGTAAGGACCATTATCTAGATTTAAACACCTTCCAAGCTTATATCAATTATCTGAAGGCCAAGGAAAATCATGTTTCTAAAAATGAAAGTATGTTTACCTTGTCCTTATTACTTTGGGTAAGTGAGACGCAAACAGGAGATTTAGCGGAATTAAATCATGGCTTGAGACAATCTCCCCTCTGGGAACAGTGGGATAATCTGGCACTCTATCAGAATCGTTATCATAGTGACCAGATGCCTATGCAGTGGAATTATTACCAACACCAATTACACTTAGCCAAAAAGGCTGATATTATTTGGACCAACCACGCCTACTTAATTCGCCATAAAGAGGACTTAGTGGCTAAGAACTTATGGACTAAGGCAAGCGATCTGATTATTGATGAGTGCCATCAGCTCCCACAAATTATCGAAAAAGATCTCGCTGTTCATCAGAATTTGGCAGACATCAATGATTACTTAAACCAACAAGAGCATTTTTTTAGTCAGTTAACGGACAAGTATTATCTTGGTACCAGTAATCGAGCAATTGAAGAAGTCTTATACACTTGGCAAGACCAGCTGCAAAATGCTCTTAAAACCTTTGATCATGTCTTGGATGAATTATTGAATCATGACAGTCATGAAGCCGTTTATTTTTCTGGAACTGATCCTCGTTTATATAATACTTATTTACTTTTTGCCCAATTGTGGGAAGATCTCAAAGGGGTTCAAAGAGTCTATGGCACTAGTTTAGCGTTAGCGCAAAAAGAAAAGTTATTAAAGCAAAATCACATACAAAAATGGCTACAAGCCTTGGGGCTGGGTCAAAAAATTATCGAAGATATTCAGAAACTGTTTACCAATAAGAATGATTATTATTATATAATTAGCTATCCAGAAAATTATCCTCGAGTTAGCGCTTATCCTAAGGCGGTAGCAGACTTTATGAGTGAAATTTGGGAAAAGTGTCCGAGTCAGGTGCTATTCTTATCGGCTACAGTTAATTTGCCGGAAAGTCGACGGAGTCTGGAAAGCATGTATGGGATAAAAAAATATCATCTCTATACTTATCCAATTGATCAGACGATTTATGCCAATAAAGGCTTGTATATTCTTAGCGATTACCCCTCCCTCCATGATTTATCGGAGAAGGAATCGATCCACTATTTAGCAGAGATTTTACAGGCGCTATTGATTAACGGGGATAAGAAAATTTATCTCATGCTCAATTCCAAACAGCTATTGGCTGCCTTAAATCATTTTATTCAAGAATCTTGGCCGGAAGAGCTCATCGCTGTCACTTTTATTCAAGGGAAAAAATATGGCCACCAAGATGCCATCAGTCGCTATAATGATAGTCACCATGGCCTCCTGATCGGATTGCAGGCCTTGACTGAGGGCCTACATTTACCATCTCATAGTGACTATTACCTACTAGCGAGATTACCTTTTCGCTCGCCAGATGAAGTGAGGGAGCAAGCCCGTCGTGACTACTGGGAGGAGCGTAATCAGAGTTATTTCTATCAAGAATCCTTACCCCAAATGCTCTTACGCTTCAAGCAGAGTTTAGGACGTATGCTGAGTGATCAAGCGCCGGCCGACTTTATTGTTTTAGATAAGCGGCTCTTTTATAGTTCTTATAAGGATGCGATTGATAAGGTAATTGGGGATGAACTAAGAGTAGAAGAAGTCAGTTTAGACGCTATTCTCAAGTCTGACTAAAGGAGAGACCTATGACAAGAAGATTAGCAAATGCATTTCTTGTGTGTTTAATTATTATTAATTTTGGCTTATTTACGATTTTCTTCAATTCACAAAAACCAATTATTCAAGAGGAAAAACAGTTAATGACTATGGCTCGAGAAGATATTGGTTTAAAAAATATGGGGAAATTTTATGTTTTAAATAAGGATCACACGACTTATACTATCCAAGGAGAGAATGACCAAGGTGAGTTCATTTATTATGCCTATCAACCGGAAACTAATAAAAAAATAACCGGCAAGGTGAACGAATTAGTCAATGAACAAGAAGCTAAGTCATTGACCTTAAATAATGTGAATACCCAAGAGGTCAAAGAAGCCCGGATTGGAATTGAAGATGACCAATTGGTATGGGAAGTTTCCTTTATTAACCAAGATGGACACTTGGGCTATCATTACATTAATGCAGCGAGTGGCCATTGGTATGAAACCATAGATAAATTATAGGAGGAAAGCTAGCATGTTTTCGAAACGCGCTTTAGAATTAAAAGAATCAAGCACCCTTAAGGCCAGTGATCGCGCCAAACAATTAAAAGCTCAAGGCAAGGATATTATTAGTTTAACCTTAGGAGAGCCAGATTTTCCTACGCCTAGTCCAATTGTTGATTATGCTAAAGCAGCATTAGAGCAAGGGAAAGGCCACCATTATACGCCAGCTGGAGGACTTTTAGAAGTTAGAGAAGCTATTGCTAAATTTCATCAAGAAAAAGATGGGGTAGCTTATACGGCTGATCAAGTCTTTATTGCTAACGGCAGCAAGTTAGTCCTTTATGATTTGTTCCAAATTCTATTAAACCCAGGCGATGAAGTAATTGTTCCAAGTCCCTATTGGGTGAGTTATGAAGAACAGATACGTTTAACTGGGGCCAAGGCAGTTTTAGCTCAAACTGATGCTGACAATGATTTCCGTTTAACGCCTGAAATTATTGACCAATACCTCACTCCAGAAACAAAGATTTTGCTGCTTAATTCACCGGCTAATCCGACCGGAACGGTTTTAAGTAAGGAAGAGTTAGCGGCTATTGCTGACTACTGTTTGGAGCACAATCTATTGATGATTGCTGATGAAATTTATAGCCAGTTAGTTTATAACGGCAACCAGTTTTATTCTCTTGCTGCTATAAGCCCTGAGGCTCGTGCCAATACCATTGTGGTGAATGGTATGTCAAAGAGTTATGCGATGACAGGTTGGCGCTTAGGCTATTGTTTGGCTGATCAAAAAATTATAAAAATGCTCAACAAATTAGCGGGTCAAATCAGTGGTAATGCAGCTGGTGTGAGCCAATACGCGGCTTTAGGGGCCTTCAAGAGCGGTCCGGAATTGGTTGAATCCATGCGTTCAACCTATGAAGATCGTCTAAATAAGGGCTATGAGGCCGTAATCAATTTACCAGGTTTTGAACTAGCTAATAAACCCCAAGGGGCCTTTTATCTATTTCCAAAATGCCAGCAAGCTGCTTTAAGCTGTGGTTATGATAGTGTCGATGATTTTGTCATGGCGATTCTAGAAGAAGCCCACGTTGCTTTGGTAGCGGGATCCGCCTTTGGCATGCCAGAACATGTCCGTTTATCTTATGCGACTGATGAGGATTTATTCTTAGAGGCAATTGAGCGGATTAGTAGCTTTATGCAAGAAAAAATGAATTAAGAGGGTGGACTTTAGTGGTTGAAAGAAAACAATATACGGTTTTACAGACCAGCTTATTAGAAAACTATCAAGCGCTCTCTTTGAGCAATGAGGAAGTGATGTTTCTCATTCATATTGTCAGCTTTCAGCAAATGCAAGATGATTTTCCACCGATTCAAGCCTTACAAAAGCGTATGGGCTATAGCCAGGGTGAAACTTATGATATGATTCAGAATTTGATTGATAAAAAATTCTTATCAATTGAGAGCGAAGAAAGTGACCAGGGGCAGCAGATTGAATACTATAGCCTAGACTTGCTTTATCAAAAATTAGAGCGTTTTTTTGAAGAAAACCATGCTAAAAAAGAAAAACAAGCGGAAGAGAAGGCTGAAGGGTCGATCTTTCAAATTATTGAACAAGAATTTGGTCGTCCCTTATCGCCAATCGAATACCAGCAAGTGGCGGCTTGGTTTAGTGAAGACCACTATGATGTGGTAACGGTAAAGGCAGCCATTAAAGAAGCGGTTTTGAATGGCGTATTAAATTTGCGCTACATTGACCGCATTCTAATCAATTGGCAAAAGCAAAATAAAAA
This genomic stretch from Aerococcus mictus harbors:
- a CDS encoding tetratricopeptide repeat protein, with translation MKELYEEITELIVQEKYDQAQEKLADLLNQLIKRGSKEDFAQLGYNLQQLGFIPYAKAIYQEAAKCYPGEATWPLLLGELAMDDGRYEDGLDYLLSIDPNDDLYLEALLLEADAYQMLSLPEVSLAKLKEANQLAPGQEAIEFGMAQLVFTMGDFKEALKLYHDLSQKEGLSPEIREEVKDNYQYALVATGQYDKAAQLLSNKENSALSQAEKEQLAFLAYHDEDYSYCDQLLSPLYENNLLDPSYYLLLAKCKWELHESDQALRVINEAISKDPYASVLYMERANFYFYLKEFKQAQADYEKVLEADEDNIRAYQQLLRLALDSDNEDRAQELIEAMKDKGISDGNSHWLMAQFYNQTENYDQARKYYDLASRDLKDDNDFLVDYIYFLREEGQFRKIVKLLADKPELKQSPALSSVIDQVKDWEQEL
- a CDS encoding cell wall elongation regulator TseB-like domain-containing protein yields the protein MTRRLANAFLVCLIIINFGLFTIFFNSQKPIIQEEKQLMTMAREDIGLKNMGKFYVLNKDHTTYTIQGENDQGEFIYYAYQPETNKKITGKVNELVNEQEAKSLTLNNVNTQEVKEARIGIEDDQLVWEVSFINQDGHLGYHYINAASGHWYETIDKL
- the dapB gene encoding 4-hydroxy-tetrahydrodipicolinate reductase translates to MKMKVMVTGFLGKMGQTTVNMINESDDFTLAALVNHHLDQHQDDLETFKGLAPIYSSVEEALVEVEVDAVVDFTQPSVVYDHCKTYIEHNIHPVIGTSGLESDEISHLQALASEKKLGGVIAPNFAISSVLMQLFSQEAAKYLDHVEIIEMHHEQKADAPSGTAIKTADLIHESQKQKEGLVVNRNESIAGARGADYKGIPIHSVRLPGLNSHQIVQFGAPGEGLTIRQDSYNRESYMHGVALALKASDQLEEFVYGLEHIL
- a CDS encoding CCA tRNA nucleotidyltransferase; this translates as MIIDNKEFQKALPVLKKIETFGYQAYFVGGCIRDALLGLASHDVDIATSAFPEEIQAIFPKHFDVGLEHGTVMAYFNGDTYEITTFRTESEYEDYRRPKEVTFVRSLEEDLLRRDFTINAMAMDSEGDLIDYFQGQEDLKAGRLRAVGKAHDRFQEDALRMMRAVRFASQLGFDLELDTAQAIKESAPLLEKIAVERIETEMAKLWQGQHWQAGLTDFIDLQLYRYCPLTENGQDTFKKMVDVLSPERAFPSDTFAWAVYFFLAKCDLQFIDDFTRSWKMSNKQNRLIKEYFLALTARQESQSAWTAQLLYRFGLNTAQTVENFIQGDDQAKSEFARHFPKGEAGQVEAIWKALPIHSRKDLALNGRDIIADLAPNDKRLIGQYLNQAEAAVVAEQCPNSKDDLLAYLKANQ
- the der gene encoding ribosome biogenesis GTPase Der, which translates into the protein MKTLNIAIVGRPNVGKSTIFNRIAGQRISIVEDVPGVTRDRVYAQGEWLGRKLRLIDTGGIEFNDEPFVEQIRLQAEIAVEEADLIIMMTSVVDGVTETDEMIARLLQKSDKPVLLAVNKVDNPELQAEIYDFYRLGLNDPYPISGAHGLGIGDLLAEIYRLFPLEDEDSEDEETISFALIGRPNVGKSSLVNAILGENRVIVSDIAGTTRDAVDTYFSYNERSFKIIDTAGIRRKGRVSESTEKYSVMRSMSAIEQASVVLLVLNAEEGIRDQDKTVAGYAHEAGKGIIILVNKWDALKKDSHTMKEFEDNIRAQFQFLSYAPILFVSAKSKQRLDKIPDLIIQVHENFNRRIQSSLLNQVLADAIRINPAPSDKGKKLRVYYMTQVSVGPPTFVVMVNDTDLMHFSYERFLANQIRQAFDFSGTPLHIISRNRR
- a CDS encoding HU family DNA-binding protein, with the protein product MANKADLVQKVAESTGESKKNVQPVVDAVFSSIENFLADGENVQIIGFGNFEVRERAARKGRNPQTGEEIQIPASKVPAFKAGKGLKDVVKG
- a CDS encoding pyridoxal phosphate-dependent aminotransferase — translated: MFSKRALELKESSTLKASDRAKQLKAQGKDIISLTLGEPDFPTPSPIVDYAKAALEQGKGHHYTPAGGLLEVREAIAKFHQEKDGVAYTADQVFIANGSKLVLYDLFQILLNPGDEVIVPSPYWVSYEEQIRLTGAKAVLAQTDADNDFRLTPEIIDQYLTPETKILLLNSPANPTGTVLSKEELAAIADYCLEHNLLMIADEIYSQLVYNGNQFYSLAAISPEARANTIVVNGMSKSYAMTGWRLGYCLADQKIIKMLNKLAGQISGNAAGVSQYAALGAFKSGPELVESMRSTYEDRLNKGYEAVINLPGFELANKPQGAFYLFPKCQQAALSCGYDSVDDFVMAILEEAHVALVAGSAFGMPEHVRLSYATDEDLFLEAIERISSFMQEKMN
- a CDS encoding exonuclease domain-containing protein gives rise to the protein MPVKYAVVDLETTGTKYNRGDRIIQIGVVFLEGQKKIGEFKSNIQPLIPVPKNISDLTGIQTEDLRDAPLFEDIAPDLFQQLQDCVFVAHNINFDYKFLSASFEGVGLPALDLEGIDTVELIRVLYPQAASYKLGDFSLDHGINLVKAHTAIEDARATAQLLVQVMDKVASLPESLYKAMQPWLKFFIRQSGKYFSYWYNHAHCQRNKGLIRGSFTLNPEINEGLYRPLAGTEEDQDSGHLSIQEDVMNFFDQNSDQFAFLKANSGQGKTYNSILGQLQVASKTGKHLIVSFPNNVMIRQWQEDQLQELVNQLGRRIQVAVLKSKDHYLDLNTFQAYINYLKAKENHVSKNESMFTLSLLLWVSETQTGDLAELNHGLRQSPLWEQWDNLALYQNRYHSDQMPMQWNYYQHQLHLAKKADIIWTNHAYLIRHKEDLVAKNLWTKASDLIIDECHQLPQIIEKDLAVHQNLADINDYLNQQEHFFSQLTDKYYLGTSNRAIEEVLYTWQDQLQNALKTFDHVLDELLNHDSHEAVYFSGTDPRLYNTYLLFAQLWEDLKGVQRVYGTSLALAQKEKLLKQNHIQKWLQALGLGQKIIEDIQKLFTNKNDYYYIISYPENYPRVSAYPKAVADFMSEIWEKCPSQVLFLSATVNLPESRRSLESMYGIKKYHLYTYPIDQTIYANKGLYILSDYPSLHDLSEKESIHYLAEILQALLINGDKKIYLMLNSKQLLAALNHFIQESWPEELIAVTFIQGKKYGHQDAISRYNDSHHGLLIGLQALTEGLHLPSHSDYYLLARLPFRSPDEVREQARRDYWEERNQSYFYQESLPQMLLRFKQSLGRMLSDQAPADFIVLDKRLFYSSYKDAIDKVIGDELRVEEVSLDAILKSD
- a CDS encoding DnaD domain-containing protein, with the translated sequence MVERKQYTVLQTSLLENYQALSLSNEEVMFLIHIVSFQQMQDDFPPIQALQKRMGYSQGETYDMIQNLIDKKFLSIESEESDQGQQIEYYSLDLLYQKLERFFEENHAKKEKQAEEKAEGSIFQIIEQEFGRPLSPIEYQQVAAWFSEDHYDVVTVKAAIKEAVLNGVLNLRYIDRILINWQKQNKKGNVETSPNYRNAKIRQQNNNLPPVPMTKVINTPDDE